Proteins from a single region of bacterium:
- the argS gene encoding arginine--tRNA ligase, with protein MSVWSTMLDELREAAHGAVPTVEIEALAFEIPPDAAMGDLAVPCFVLGKQLSEKPQAIASRIADALAAHPLVAQAGVAGAYCNITLDAGEVAQRVLAVPAPPPAPPDAAAQRKPAGIPTSRRDPQDEGEGQEVILEFISPNANKPLHLGHLRNAFYGEAVARLLEATGHTVRRVLLLNDRGIAMAKAMLAYARWGAGSTPESEGLKGDHFVGNWYVVFDQKQQHDAGLLEEAQELVRKWEAGDQETLALWQRMVDWVIAGHEETYGKLGVAFERTYRESAIYEQGRAIVERGVASGTLTHDAKGNTVAKLDAVGLDDKVVIRADGTTVYATQDLALVAAKARDDGGARQIVITAVEQDYYFKQLNAILTMLGMPTVEHLSYEMVNLPEGKMKSREGTVVDADDLIAKITQLAEEEIARREDPVPGEPDAGTDEPPIVARNGDRARASAIAMAALRFMLLSVSPRSTVTFDPHAAVAFSGKTGPYLQYAHARMCAILRKVEGARVASMRRGLTGKYLFEQPSEKQLLCMIARFEDVLVGAARERDPSTLAQFLYEFAKTFADFYRDAHVLVDDVDIGAQRGILLEVAQQTLARGLTILGIEPLERM; from the coding sequence ATGTCCGTGTGGTCCACGATGCTCGACGAGCTGCGCGAGGCGGCGCATGGGGCGGTGCCGACGGTGGAAATCGAGGCACTGGCATTTGAAATTCCGCCGGATGCTGCGATGGGGGACCTCGCGGTGCCGTGCTTTGTGCTGGGAAAGCAGCTCTCGGAGAAGCCGCAGGCCATCGCATCGCGCATCGCAGACGCGCTCGCCGCGCATCCGCTCGTTGCGCAGGCGGGTGTTGCGGGGGCGTACTGCAACATCACGCTCGATGCGGGCGAGGTGGCGCAGCGCGTGTTGGCGGTACCCGCACCCCCTCCAGCTCCTCCCGACGCTGCAGCCCAAAGGAAACCGGCCGGGATCCCGACCTCGCGTCGGGACCCTCAAGATGAGGGGGAGGGTCAGGAGGTTATCCTGGAGTTCATTTCACCGAATGCGAATAAGCCGCTCCACCTCGGACATCTGCGCAATGCGTTTTACGGTGAGGCGGTCGCGCGGCTGTTGGAAGCAACGGGGCACACCGTGCGGCGGGTGCTGTTGCTCAACGATCGTGGGATCGCGATGGCGAAGGCGATGCTCGCATACGCACGGTGGGGGGCGGGGTCAACGCCGGAGTCGGAAGGACTCAAGGGCGATCACTTCGTGGGGAACTGGTACGTCGTGTTCGATCAGAAGCAGCAGCACGACGCGGGTTTGCTCGAGGAGGCACAAGAGCTCGTACGGAAGTGGGAGGCCGGTGATCAGGAGACGCTCGCGCTCTGGCAGCGCATGGTGGATTGGGTGATCGCGGGGCACGAGGAGACGTACGGGAAGCTCGGTGTCGCGTTTGAGCGCACGTACCGCGAGAGCGCCATCTACGAGCAGGGCCGCGCGATCGTGGAGCGCGGGGTGGCGAGCGGGACGCTCACGCATGATGCGAAGGGTAACACCGTCGCGAAGCTCGACGCGGTGGGGCTCGATGACAAGGTGGTCATCCGCGCGGATGGGACGACGGTGTACGCGACGCAGGACCTCGCGCTCGTTGCCGCGAAAGCGCGCGACGACGGTGGTGCGCGACAGATCGTCATTACCGCCGTGGAGCAGGACTACTACTTCAAGCAGCTCAATGCGATCCTCACGATGCTCGGGATGCCAACGGTTGAGCATCTCTCGTATGAGATGGTGAACCTCCCGGAGGGGAAGATGAAGTCGCGCGAGGGGACGGTAGTGGATGCGGACGACCTCATCGCAAAGATCACGCAGCTTGCGGAGGAGGAGATCGCGCGGCGAGAAGATCCGGTGCCAGGCGAGCCGGACGCGGGGACGGACGAGCCGCCGATCGTCGCGCGCAATGGCGATCGCGCGCGCGCGTCCGCCATTGCGATGGCTGCGCTTCGCTTCATGCTTCTCAGCGTCTCGCCGCGGTCTACGGTGACCTTTGATCCTCATGCGGCTGTGGCGTTCTCTGGCAAGACCGGGCCATACCTCCAGTACGCGCACGCGCGCATGTGTGCGATTCTGCGGAAAGTGGAAGGTGCACGAGTGGCATCAATGCGAAGGGGTTTGACGGGGAAGTATCTCTTTGAGCAACCTTCAGAGAAACAGCTCCTGTGCATGATTGCTCGTTTCGAGGATGTTCTTGTTGGTGCCGCACGCGAGCGCGACCCTTCAACGCTCGCACAGTTTCTCTACGAGTTCGCCAAGACCTTCGCTGATTTTTACCGCGATGCACATGTACTCGTTGATGACGTGGATATTGGAGCCCAGCGAGGTATTTTGTTGGAAGTGGCGCAGCAAACCCTCGCGCGTGGCCTCACGATCCTCGGCATCGAGCCGCTCGAGCGGATGTGA
- the tyrS gene encoding tyrosine--tRNA ligase: protein MQSKQDSAAINELLTRGVDTVYPSADALQEVLESGKKLRIYNGIDPTADTLHIGHLTVLQKLRQFQDLGHEVIMLIGDFTGMIGDPTGKSKTRVQLTRAQVRANAKRYKEQAGAVLARGFTVRRNGEWWDKVSAQQLLETLSLTTVQRLLERDMFQERMREGKPISAHEFIYPVLQGYDSVAMEVDVEIGGTDQTFNMLMGRDYVRKMQEREKFVITVPLLTDASGKKIGKSEGNMVELGVAAAELYGQAMALPDGVIVPCFVQCTSVPMEEVDAIITMLKDGANPRDLKMRLARELVRMRYGVKDADKAQEAFVKTFQKHEMPEEMTSVPVKRGKWNILDLLVVAALVPSKAEARRVVQQRGVKVDGSIMSDISAVVVVAKDGVLIQKGKRHFVRVVAK from the coding sequence ATGCAGTCAAAACAAGACAGCGCAGCTATCAACGAGCTTCTCACCCGAGGCGTGGATACGGTGTACCCGAGTGCGGATGCGCTGCAGGAGGTGCTGGAATCGGGGAAGAAGCTGCGCATCTACAATGGTATTGATCCGACGGCGGACACGCTGCACATCGGGCACCTCACGGTGTTGCAGAAGTTGCGACAGTTCCAGGATCTCGGACACGAGGTCATCATGCTCATCGGGGACTTCACGGGCATGATCGGCGATCCGACGGGCAAGTCCAAGACGCGCGTGCAGCTCACGCGTGCGCAGGTGCGCGCGAACGCGAAGCGATACAAGGAGCAGGCGGGTGCCGTGCTCGCGCGCGGGTTCACCGTGCGTCGCAATGGCGAGTGGTGGGATAAGGTATCGGCACAGCAGTTGCTGGAAACGCTGTCGCTCACAACCGTCCAGCGGCTGCTCGAGCGCGATATGTTCCAGGAGCGGATGCGCGAGGGGAAACCGATCAGCGCGCATGAGTTCATCTACCCCGTGCTCCAGGGCTACGACAGCGTGGCGATGGAGGTGGATGTGGAGATCGGGGGGACGGATCAGACGTTCAACATGCTCATGGGGCGCGACTATGTGCGGAAGATGCAGGAGCGGGAGAAGTTCGTCATCACGGTGCCGCTCCTGACGGACGCGAGCGGGAAGAAGATCGGGAAGAGCGAGGGGAATATGGTGGAGCTTGGCGTCGCGGCCGCGGAGTTGTACGGTCAGGCCATGGCGCTGCCGGATGGCGTCATCGTCCCGTGCTTCGTGCAGTGTACAAGCGTGCCGATGGAGGAAGTGGATGCGATCATCACGATGTTGAAGGATGGTGCAAATCCACGCGACCTCAAGATGCGCCTCGCCCGCGAGTTGGTGCGCATGCGTTATGGTGTCAAGGATGCAGACAAGGCGCAGGAGGCGTTCGTGAAGACGTTTCAGAAGCACGAGATGCCGGAGGAGATGACGAGCGTCCCCGTAAAGCGTGGCAAGTGGAACATTCTCGACCTCCTTGTGGTGGCAGCACTCGTACCCTCAAAGGCCGAGGCGCGGCGTGTGGTGCAGCAGCGTGGCGTGAAGGTTGATGGGAGTATTATGAGCGATATCAGCGCGGTGGTCGTCGTAGCCAAGGATGGAGTGTTGATCCAGAAGGGGAAGCGACACTTCGTGCGGGTGGTTGCGAAGTAG
- a CDS encoding GIY-YIG nuclease family protein, which produces MEERAYYVYIMMNKWRTVSYIGMTNDLARRVIEHREGIVDGFTKRYRCHDLVYYECCNEVMGALSREKELKKWSRMKKWALIKQQNPDLRDLSLECFV; this is translated from the coding sequence ATGGAGGAGCGCGCATACTACGTCTACATCATGATGAACAAGTGGCGGACCGTTTCGTATATTGGTATGACGAATGATCTCGCGCGTCGTGTCATCGAACATCGGGAGGGCATCGTGGACGGTTTCACGAAACGCTACCGGTGCCACGATCTCGTGTACTATGAATGTTGTAACGAGGTCATGGGAGCACTGTCGCGTGAGAAAGAGCTCAAGAAGTGGAGCCGCATGAAGAAATGGGCACTCATCAAGCAACAGAATCCTGATTTGCGTGACCTTTCGCTAGAGTGTTTCGTGTGA